The Sulfitobacter indolifex genome contains the following window.
GCCAAGGCCACCGTAATTCCTAAGAAGGCCAGCGCATAGCGATCTGCCAGCCGCGCCATCGGCGCCTTGGCGCGCTGCGCGGCCTCGACCAGCCGCACAATCCCGGCATAAGTACTGTCTGCGGCCCGGGCCGTGGCGCGCAACTCAAAGGCTTCGCCGGCATTCGTGGCCCCGCTCATCACCGCCATCCCTCGGGACAGGCGTAGGGGCAGTGTTTCACCGGTCAAAGCCGATTGATCCAACAGCGCCTGAGGTGATTCAACTATACCATCGACCGGCGCCACCTCGCCTTGCCGGATAAGCAAAAGATCACCGAGGTCAATGGCGTCAAGCGAGACCTCCTCCAGCTTCCCCGCCCGCTGCCGCGTTGCGCTGCGCGGCACCCGTGACAGCAAGTCGCGCATTTCACGGCGGGCGCGACCTTCGGCAAAGCTTTCCAAGAAGGTGCCTCCCGAATACATCAGCGCGACCACCGCTGCGGCCAGTGTCTCGCCCACCAGCAACGCCGCCGCCATCGAAAGCGCCGCGACGATGTCCAGTCCGACATCGCCCGTGGCGAGGCTGCGCAGGATCTCAATGCAAAGTGCCACGAGGACCGGCGCGACCCCCATCGTCCAGACCCAAGCCGCAAGGTCGGCGTGGCCGGTGGCCCAAAGGCCAAGACCGCCAGCAAGCCCAGCGACGGCGACAGCCAACAAAGTGACTTTAAGGGGGTCCTGTGCCAAGCCCGTCATGCAACCTCCCCCGACCAAAGAGCCAAGTCGCACGGGCAGTTCAGAAGGCGGATGGACCGGCGTAAGCAGAGGGAACGAGCGGAATGCCTTGCCATCCTGCCCAACTCAACTCTGCCGCAGTGCGGTATCAATGCGGCGGCGCAAATCTTTGGGCAGGGTCTCGATCACATCGGCCAGCTGGGTCAGATCGCGGCGGGCCTCATGCAATTGATCAATGAGCGACAGCACGATGCCAACGGCGATCTCATCTAGGTCAAGATCTTCGGACAGATCGCAAACCAGTTCCAACCGCGCGATATCAACCTTAGAGAAGAATACCCCCTCTTCTGCCCGCAGCGGCCGCACCAGTTGGGCGTCGATATAGCGGTCAAGCTGGGCTCGGGTCAGCCGCGTGACCGTCATGATGACCTCGTCTTCGGAATACCGGTTGGTCATGCTGCGGTTCCTTTCTGCGCGCTGGAGCGGGCCTCTGCGGCCCGTTTCTCGCGCCATTCGGTCAGAAAGGCGCGCAGGTCCGGGTCCGGCGCTTTTGGCACTGAGACTTTGATCTCAACCCGCTGATCGCCAGCCGATTGTGACCCTTTGCGCTTCACCCCCCGCCCGCGCAGGCGCAACACCCGACCAGAACTCGCCCCTGCCGGGATCGTCATACCGACAGGGCCATGAATGGTCGGCACGGTGACCTTCGCCCCCAAAATCGCGTCTTCAAAGGGCAACGCGAGCGTCGACAAAATGTCATCGCCCTCGCGGCGGAATTCTGGATGGGCCTGCACCGTCACAGTGATCAGCGCATCGCCCGACGGGCCACCGCCTGCGCCGGGCGCGCCCTTTCCGCGCAAACGCAGGGTCTGACTATCCTGCGTACCGGGCGGGATCTTGACCGAAAGGCTTGCCCCATCAGCCAAGGTGATGGCAGTTTCGGAGCCGCGCACCGCATCCAAAAAGGGCACCGTGAGACTGTAGTTGATGTCGGCGCCAGCCATGCTGCGGCCCCTGCTGCCAAAGTCGAAGCCGCCGCCCTCGGC
Protein-coding sequences here:
- a CDS encoding DnaJ C-terminal domain-containing protein — translated: MSTDPYKVLGLTKAATAADIKKAYRKLARSSHPDLHPDDKSAVARFKAASAAYDLLKDPETRARFNAGEIDAQGAERPPRQYYRDYAQAPDNAYQQRRGAGQNSDYSDIFADILRKRAAEGGGFDFGSRGRSMAGADINYSLTVPFLDAVRGSETAITLADGASLSVKIPPGTQDSQTLRLRGKGAPGAGGGPSGDALITVTVQAHPEFRREGDDILSTLALPFEDAILGAKVTVPTIHGPVGMTIPAGASSGRVLRLRGRGVKRKGSQSAGDQRVEIKVSVPKAPDPDLRAFLTEWREKRAAEARSSAQKGTAA
- a CDS encoding chaperone modulator CbpM: MTNRYSEDEVIMTVTRLTRAQLDRYIDAQLVRPLRAEEGVFFSKVDIARLELVCDLSEDLDLDEIAVGIVLSLIDQLHEARRDLTQLADVIETLPKDLRRRIDTALRQS